GACCAGTATTTTTGTAGGATAGCTAAATGCTTATTCCATCGTATAAACAAGTGGATTGGGATAGAATGTGGAGCTGAGTAATAGTATTCACAATTCTTATAGTTCTTTCACATAAATTTTTCTGCTCTTGCACTGATCTGCTGTACAAGTAATTTGAGCAAACCATTTAACTTCTTGCAGGATGTGATTGGCTGTACCCAGGAGATGGACTTCATTCTTTGGCCTCGGAATGATATTGAGAAGATAGTCTGTCTCTTGTTTTCTCGGTGGAAGGGATCTGATGATGAGCCCTATAGGCCTGTTCAGGTAGTCTAtaaatttaaagaaaatatttaacttattttgaaatttcccatGAAATGCTGACTTGTGCCAGTGTATAATGAGCTTCTACCAAATTAATGCTATTACAAACATAGGCGGACATACCAGAAGCTTCAGATCACCATAGGATAGAGAAGGATTTTTAGTTCAAGTATTGTCAGACTATTCCTCTTAGTTTCTGAGCTCACGCTCATTGAAGTCCATagtaaagctcccattgacttcagtgatgtAAGATCAGGACTTAAATGTATTCTCTTGAATTAGAATGATAGTTAACATATTGTATATGTTGTTTCTGAAACGATATTCATTGAGAATTTATTGGCCGCTTCTTTtacaaagtaaggatgttaaatatcaattaatttaccagtcaagtagtcaatggaatttccattgactactcagctagttgataggcacttctgtaTTCCTCCTTTGACATGTTCAAGAGTCCTATCGGGGgcccttgtgcatttcagagcGCAAACGCTCACATGGAGCTGGAGTCGGTGGGGGACCAGGAGTCccttgctgaccccaggctccatgtggtgttgccgctttgaaatgcagtgtGGTGCTGGGGACTTCCCGGCTGATTCCGGGTTCCCtgtggcatttctgcagaacctggggtcagctggggagtctccagctgacacaggctccatgcggcactgctgctttgaaacgccaccgtggtgtttcaaaacagcagcgcagcatggagcctgtaccctgagctccatgtggtgctgacactttgaaataCCCCCTCTTTTTGCCCTTCTTTTCTGCTtctgtgatagaggcagtggggaagggggaagaactAGTCgaatatctgataagcatttgcttatgggataggtgactagtccttaacatccttattacaAAGCAAGCTAAAGTATTGAATATATACTTCTTTTCGTTACTTCATTCTAATAGTGATGTCAGCAGACTTAGTATCTGAAAGATCATCTGTAAAGAAGTTGGAGTTACATAATTTAGTAGCTGCGGAAACTGGAATTAGACGTGCCTGTCTTCATTATAATCCAGACTTCGTTATCCAAAGGAGTTTGAGCTAATCATGAAAAGTCACTTGATAAGTGGAATTGTTAATGTTTGATACATGGAAGAGGGGAGTAACTGTAGCAGgcgtggacaataatttttgcgggagggggggcacttcacaaattgaGAATAGTGGTTGCAGGCCAGTTCTGCCCTCTAGGTGCCACACGCCCCTGGCAAACAGGCTGACAGCCTGTAAAGCACTGCTAATGTTTTTTGCATCTGTAAATACTTTTTTCATTCTTGATATAATTTGATGTACTTGAAACTGGTCATTTTTATCCCTACTGCTCTTGCCACCTTACACATGGCAAAAAGCCTAACTCTAAGGTCTTGTCTAAGCAGACTTGCACCCTTTAGCTATATGCACATAAACTGTATGAATAAACTGAGGTAGCTATAGTGCAAGTTTGCTGAGACCTACTAAGAGTTAAGGAGCAACACTTATCAGTCAAGATAATTACTCCATTTGGAGTTCTTACAAGGACACAATCAGTTTGAAAGTCCATTTAAAACTGATATTTTTACATGCTTGGCCTGCAGTTACTTTGTCAATGTCTATCAATTGAACTTCAACTTCTACAAatattctcttctccccctcttccttcctctcactttttatttgaaaacaaacTACAGGAAAAACTGATTGTACTCTTAAGTGCTGTCAGGTATGCCAAATAAACCTAGGTCATTTTTTCCTTAATGCAGCTTGCTCATGTGACTCTGCACTCCTTATGTCTGTCCAGCAGCAGAATAAAATGTACATCTCTTGTCACATTCTCCACAGTTACAAACCTAATGCGTAGCAGTGAAACTGGTTggtcccatccctccccccaagcttcTGTTTGGCAAATCTGAGCAGTAGACCTGGATCACATGTGAATTTTAGGAGTCTGATTTTTACTAAGATCAAACACAATGTTGTTAATGTGCTAAGCATTGTTTGTAAACGCTGCCTTTGTTCCTATACAGGCCAAGTTTGAATTTCATCATGGTGATTATGAGAAACAGTTTCTGCATGTTCTGAGCCGAAAGGACAAGACTGGAATTGTTATCAACAATCCTAACCAGTCGGTGTTTCTGTTCATTGATAGACAGCACTTGCAGGTAATGTAATCTTCATATTTTTCAGAGCATAGTTTTAAGGACTTAAGTTTTAGGTTATGGGAGAACAGTTTATCCTTTAATTACGTGAAAGATTTATAAGTGATCTAGTTATAAGTATTTCGTGATCTAAGTTTATATGAACAAAATTGCTATGATCTTATGCAAGTGGTGTTACagcagccccccccttctgaatATTTAAAGATGCAACAATTGGATATAAGCAAAAATGTTGCCAAATAGGATTGTATTATGGAATCTTAACTGCTAAAACAGATTATCTGTGTTTTGGAAAGTTAAAGCAATTTTGGTATAATCCTTTtgactacaaaaaaaaaagttactcaaCCCACAACTTACAGTTGGAATGAAGAATTTTTGGAAGAACAAAAATTTAATTCTTACTTGCATGCAAAATGCAATTAACATTTTTGCTTATACCCAATTGTTGCATCTTTCAAACATCCATCCTATTCGGGCCAATTCGGAGCTCTGTTTCTTGTATCAAACTCTAGAAAAACCTCCACTAGGCAGGAGTAATACCCAAAATGACGACACCATTCAAAACATCTAATAGTTTTAAGTGCTCAACTGCCTGGactcttagaatcataggactggaaaggacctgggTTTTCTAGACTACTCCCCTGCACTCaaagcaggactaagtattatctaggccAGTGGGTCTCAACCCATGGGCAGCTTGGTGCCCAATCAGCACATAACTGCAGCCCATGTGACATTCTCCAGGCATACAAGTAGTAAATATATAGTGTGGATGTGGCCCACATAACATACGCAGCTTTCTTTGTATggcccacaatggtaaataggttgagaaccactgacctagaccatccttgacaggtatTTGTCCAAAATCTTGAGTCTCTAATGATgcagattccgcaacctccctaggcaatttattcccgtgcttAACCACCCCAACAGGAAGCTTTTCTtgatgtccaacctacaccttccttgctgcaatttaagcccattcctgTTTGTCCTATATtctgaggttaaggagaacaattcttcaccctcctccttggAGCAAGTCTTTTGTATACTTATTTGTCCTTTCTCAATATTCTGTTTTCCAGACTGAAGAAACACACATTTCTCAATCTTCTCTCTCAGGCCatattttctagaactttaatctccccactcctctcccctcccccaaattccttTAATTGATCCACATATCTTGTGgaatatggcacccagaactggatacggttctccatttgaggcctaatcagtgcagaaaagAGTGGCAGAATTATtttgtcttgttcacaacatttCAGTTAatacgtttaaaatgcagagctgcagcggaggtAGGTCCGGGACCCTGCATGAGCCAGGATTGCTCAAAATCTCAGTTGTTACACATCTATACATAAAGTCTAATTTGATAGCCATTTCCACAAAGATCTTACGCCACTTGTCACATCCCACTCATGGCTGTAAATCTTTAATGTCCAGTATTTTGATCGGACTCTGATGCATACATAGAATGGGCGAAGCGGAGTGGTTGTAAGAAACTCAACTTTAGTTTCAGGGATAGTTTTAAGTGGGATAGAGAACGGTTTTCTAACTTTAAACCTGTGCAAATTGTACCTTTTGGGTTGAATGTTGGTTGTGTACAAAGTAAATACTTATGAGAATTTTTCTTCCAGACTCCAAAAAACAAAGCTACAATCTTCAAGTTATGCAGCATCTGCCTGTACCTGCCACAGGAGCAGCTCACCCACTGGGCGGTTGGTACCATAGAGGATCACCTCCGTCCTTACATGCCAGAGTAGGGTACTGGCCAGCAAAATGGGGAAGATCACAGAATGCAGCAGTGAATTCTCACTTTCCTCGCCACTTCATTCTTTCAGAGTGTAGAAGAAAATGGACTCATGTTCAGAACACTATACATTGTGAAACTTGATCATCCtggattattttttaatcatttgtgtgTCAGaactttacaatttttttaattgttttctgcATGGACCTTGTGAAAGAGGATGCTCTGCATATTTTTGCTTTGCGTCAGCATCTTACGAAAATGTGAAATGAAAGAACTGTTATACACTGAAACAAATGTATCTGAAAACACAAGGTGGTCATTTGTGGTGGTGTTCCCATTTGTGCTGATCATGCCCCCTAACATCTAATGTTAGTCATCAGTATTTGGAGGGTGAGAAGTGAATGTAACGGGTATAAAAGCTTTACAGCTTTGCTGTTAATGATTGTTTCAGAGAGCACTATCCGATTCAGTCTAATGAACAGAAGAGTGGCTGTTACAATAGAAAAGTAAATGTGGGGAAAGAATTCTTACAAGGAAAAAACATCTCATCCAATGTAGGCATTTCTTGCCTTTTTTAATTTGCTGGGCCATGTTTAAGTTTACTGGCACTTTgacttttttcaatctttccccaAGTTGCTGTATAACTGTATAAAAGAGTATTCTGTTGAGTTGGATACATTTAAGCAGATTGAGGCAGACCTGGAGTCTGAAGTAGTTTAAAGCAGCTAAAATTAAAGTAAAATAGTAGCTGCAGAGACCATTATGTTGGTAGAGGATTATTTTTTCTTCAGAGTTGAGACTTGTAAACTTACTGGCAAACTGCAGGAAATACTGGTTTCTAAATAATTTCTTATGGAAAACctatggaggttttttttttaaatagacattATAAAGCAGTTGTGATCTTCACTGTAAAATAGTGTTTGGAGTGTCAAAAGTTGGCTCTGGCAGAACATTTTAAGACTGTGCAATGAAATAAGGAAGACTACTGTATAGTGTTGATGACAAAGAAGGCTTTGCTTAAGAGTTGAGTACTTTACTGGAGTAAATCTGTATAAGCCTGCTCCCTTTGGGTAAAACTAGTGCTTACCTGTTTAAATTTGTATTTAGCTTTTGTTTGGAATtgggaaaaaatggaaactaaATAAATTAGATGAACAATGACAGTGTTGATTTTATACTAAGCTCATGAGCTTAATAACTTAGCTCCTATCTTAAAATGTCATCCACAAATATTTCAGACTTAAGCTTGTAGAACAATCCAGGCATAGCTTTGTCAGTGACAAAGACAAGTTATCACTCGTTAGTGGTAAAGACCTGTTCTCAGCATCTGATATGGCTATGGTAACATCAGCCTGCCATTTAAAAATAGTGACGTGACAACATTAATATTAAATTAGCTACCAAAAGCAGCTGAAACTGCTTAAGGGCATGTTGATATGCCGGAAGCACTGTGAATTCTACTTATTATATCTTTTCCTGGCAAGTCCCTTAAACTGAAGGGCTGCTATTTGAGGGCTGCTGAAGTGAAATCATGTAATTTCAATTTATAAAGAaaacattgcttcttgttttccCTACTTCTGTTGTGGGGCCTGATCCTTAAAAACACTGCTAAGGTACTTCAGAAGCCTTGGAATTATTGCCAATGGTGCTGGCCGGATCAGTCCATAATTCAGATGAGGAACCTGGCTTGTCCGGATCAGGCACTTGAGGCTCAGGCTCCACCCTGCGTTGTggagcccgtgctggcactctagcctccctgctgccccagcacAGAGTTGGcatgcacaaaatctactaggctggctcccccaggctctggcgtgtgagggaaatgtggggagtgtctttctccttaatACGGATGCCATGTCATTGAGGGTTTTTGGTGTGTGTTGCTTTTCATTTGTGTATATGGCCCCCGACAAACTTACCTGTGGGGCAGTGGCCCCTGACCTataaaaggttcctcacccctgccataactGGAAACAGTGTGTTTCTTTTCAGTGACCTGTAAGATAAATAGCAGCAAAAACTTCAGTTCCACTTCTAGGGTATTGCCTTTCAACAATCTTGTTTTGAACACGATAACCTACTAGTGAGTAGGTATGTTAAtatcgggtaattgaatagtcgagtaaccgcatgaaatcttcaGTTACCTggctattctgtagtccctgggggtgggtgggtgggtgggcagccagtgcactctggcccctctcccagaGAGCTCCCTGCTACCTATGCTCCTGCCTATGATACAGcaccccctgtctgcaggggtggggatcttctgagctccccacagaggctgctctatgggaagcagagcagcctctgtctgcagggagctcaggcctgctgcagacagaggctactttGCAACAGCCTCCCttgctcttccctcctcctcctgacacacacactgttggctctgatagaagcagtagcatggggttaggggcaggtggcaccacagtgtcggtgctggggggaactggcttttgagCCAGTTCCCCTAGTAcagttccttccccccctcctcccccctccgctgcctctgatggaggcagcaatggcctggggtggggtggggtgggggggaaatgcatgtagttgacaagattaactgataagcctaggctttgaCATCCCTACAAGTGAGTTGTTGAAGGATGCTCATGTGTTGCCTTAGGCAAGGTACAATTTAGTGCTTCGTTCTTATCAAACATGAATGTATAGGGTGTGGTACTGGCTGTCTCAGTTGAAATCTTGGTCACTGACAAACAAATTAGTCCAAGGATAAGACTTAAGGAATTAGTGTTTCTAATCATATAACCTTTAAACACAGctataaaagaaaatgaatataCTGGTTTACGTGGACATCTATGAATTTACCTATTCACAGTGGCCAGATACCGAAAGATCAGTTAAGATGAAGTAACACAGTAATCTGTATGTCATATTGCTGCAGTCTTGTGGATTTGTGGGAGGTTTATAGATACATAGGTATTGGGTATACTTTGTGGAAGACACCTTAAATGTAAACTGTAGTGTATACTCTTAAAATGCTTCCCATTCCAAAGCTACATGCTATTTCTTACTCTTTGATCTACCTGCCCACCCAACTGACAGCTCGTTCCTGAGGATGTTGAATTCGCAAGTTATGGAATTGTCAGGAAAGGAGAATAGGTTTTAATAGGTGGATTGTGGTGTCACTGGAGCCTTCTGACTCGCGAGGGAGATGGAGATTCTTCCCCTCCCTGTAGTATTGAGAGGACTTGAATCTCTTGCTCTGAAACTGAGACGAAAGATGGTGAATCCCCTCTTGAAGGGGAAAGACACTTCTCATTAAGGAGGGATGTTCAATTTCTTACTCTGCTCCCATTCTGACATTGCATCTCAATTATGGAGTATCGAATATTCCGGTACTGAAGTTCCCACGCTATGGGAGTAGTTACTTGAGCTATTATTTTTAGGTAATCACAGCCTGCTCGAGGACTGCATCAGTTCTCACACTTCAACTCTAAAGGCTAGGGTTCACTTTATTAAATCTTTTTTGGAACATAATTGTAACTTAGTATAGCAGCTCTGCATAAACTGAAAACCtgaaacatactttttttttttttaaaaaaaagggtgaCTTATTCAGTTAAGTTTTGACATATTTGTATGTCCTTAAAAAGCCTAATAGGAAAAACCAGGAATTCTATTAGGCTGTTCTCACTATCCAACCTGTTAGAGTCCTATTTTATACTTTGTAGGGAAGTACTGTGTCAAGTCTGAATAATAGGAATTGAAACTTGGGTAAAGATTTGGGTACAACAAAGCAAACTAGTTGAGAATGTGTGGTTGGTCCAAGCTTTCTGTATTTCTTGGCTGGGAAAAGGGGATGAAGAAAAGGATGCTTCTCTACCAATTATGGAATGTTTGAACTTACAGGGCAAGCATCTGATAATCCTCTTAAGCTTCAAAATGCCAAATCAGCACTCCTAACCTACTCAATTGCAGTGCTTTTCTTCTAGCAGAAGAAACAAGTATTTAGTGTGGTGCATTAGACAGCATGAGGAAATTGCATTTTGGGGAGGGAGTGAGGTTgagaaggggctggagccaggagcaTACTGAAGtcatgtgtggttttttttaagccTAGTTATCCACCTACTGAGTAACTGATACTATAAATAAAATCCCTTCCCTAGATCTTTTACTAGAATACACTGAAATTGCTACTATAAATGATACATCATGGGCTTACCACATGTTACCGTTACCTATGATTCCAAATAGCACTCATAGTAATGCTGAACTAATTGGTGGGGTTGAAATTTTATATACTCAATCTCTGCCTCAGCTTGAGTTTGACTTTTTTATACTAAGCAGAAAAGTCTTAATCCTGTTAAAAAGGCTAATGTTAACTTcagatgaattaaaaaaaacacccagttttgatTGTTCTTTGGGATAAAGTAAcacaccagtcatctgaagaagtgggctgtgcccacaaaaactcatgatcccatctacatgttttgttagtctataaagtgctatcagaccatttgttgttttttaagtttattctgaaatTCATTCACTTGCTTGTACAAGCAAAGGGCCTTCAACCCAGAAGCAAATTGAAACTAGCTCTATCCATCAATTCATAACTAGAAAAGAGATGTAAAATACTAAAGAGTTACCAGACAGGTATTAGTAGTTCtgttacggtatgtctacacaccagggctaatgtcaaattaagctatacaacttgaactgcgtagctgaagtcgaaatagcttaatttggcttttggccctgtcaacacagcaggaagtcaaaggaagaacactcttccttagaTTTCCCTtgatccttgtgaaatgaaggttaccaagagtcagtaagaagtcctccagcttgatatttcaaaatacgtattttgaaataatgctgctcaGTACGTGTACCCCTAATATTTAAAACAGATTGGTAGTAGCTCTGGACTATGATCCTCTGCTGAGAGAGATTGGGTAGCAGCCACAGTCATGCTAACgattaaatggttaactgataattttaatagtttaaatgggtacttttaaaaactatttacttCCCTAAACTAGAAGgtaagcctatgtctacactatggggtttttccgggatactggaggtatcctggaaaatctcCACTATGAGCAGGggatgtgtctgctcttccaccttTTTTTTCGGCAGAAGaacagacatgctctttcggaagccctgtcttcctcctcccacgaggaagaaaggctcttccaaaagaggatgcTTTCCCAAAATTGGGTACAGTGTagaggggccaaatttcagaaatgcctcttccgaaaaagcagagcacaatttgcgtacctttttctgatagattgTCATAATGTAGACGTAGCGCAACTGTCTACTTTAGAGGAAAAGGTAAATACTGATGGTTTTTCCCCACTAAACTGCTCTCAAACTTCAGGCATTTGCTGTTCTTAAACTTTCATAGTATGGAGATGACATCTTAAGAGAGATGTGGATCACTTTCAGACATGAAACTTGGGGCAGATCTACATTAGACACAGGTCAgtctaagctacacaattggaATTGTTAGTAGCATAACTCAAACTGACATAGCTTAGGTCTGTCTACTGCAGGGTCCACATCATGCTGGGTCTGTggaaaaaactcccattgacactTTGCTCTCtccattctggtggagtaccagagtcagaGTGGCTGGCAGACAATTTATCACATCTATACTAGACATAAATCAACCCCTGCTGAATTGATTCAACACATAGTGAAGTCATGCCCTTAGGCTCCAGTCTTGCTGTTTGATCTGAAAGGACAGAACATATATCTTCAGGTGCACTGAAGTGAATGATATATGGGTTGGTCAGCGTAGATTAGGTTTTGTGATTGGAGCCCTGAATCttcttatatattttagaaatgtgcagctgtctgtgagtccgtttgttcaagaactcctgaacTAAGCAAGAACCATCAaataaagcaaggccagggtttggttgtgccgagATAACGAGATGTGCGTGGAATGTGATTGGTTTGTATCAAACAAAGGGAAGGATGTACTAGCAGGGATAGTTataccacaggggggcagcaaacaCCCCATCCAgcagcttccccatcctcctggcCTGTCCCAGAGAGCAGCTGCTGTTCCACAGGAGTCCTGACAGGTGACTTGCGCTGCTGAACCCTGGGCTGACTCCAAGGAGAAGACAGTGGTTGgcatgtgtgtggggagccccttccagccctgcccccgggaaaAGATGGAAAGGGGAGGGTGCAATCCTGACCCAAGGAGAAGCTGGCAACCATCTCCACCCTGAGTCCCTCATCCCTGCGctgagctccccctcctcccatccccctgctctgactcctataccccctccctgactcctgcacccccacatcccttaCCCTGAACCCCTCCACAATCCTGACCTGTACTCCCCCATGCCTGCCCTCAGACCTCCATGCCCCTGCCTCAActcctctcttttcccccctcaCCGAGGAGGACCTGAACATCAGGTAAATCTTGTGGAATAAATGATCAGGCAGAATGTTGCTGTTTTGTGCTCTTAATTCATGTACTAGCATTTAAAACTCAGTATACCTTGCATtcttaactacaggcagtccccgggttacgtacaagatagggactgtaggtttgttcttaagttgaatctgtatgtaagtcggaactggcgtccagattcagccgctgctgaaactgaccgccagttctgacttccatacagattcaacttaagaaccccaagcttccccaagtcagctgctgctgaaactgatcagcggctgattccaggaagcctggggcagagcaactctgcctcaggcttcctgtagtcagcgctggtcagtttcagcagcggctgacttggggactcctggggcagagcagctggggtgctgctgggttgctccagtagcacccctcggcgctactggaccaacccagcagcaccccagctgctctgccccaggcgtcctgattcagccactgctgaaactgaccagcagcggctgaagcaggacctggggcagagcagctggggtgctgccgggttggtccagtagtgcccagagcgggtgctgcaggaccaatccgcagcgccccagctgctctgctccagggtccaaaacaaaagcctggtctgctggggggggcacactatccgcgcccccccccccagcagaccagggacatggggagcagagcagcagaggcagcggggtgccgcgcctctgaggctttgctctggcaaagtctcagaggcgcgggacccccccccccccacggctgcggcttcagtcccggtgcctgtggtctgctggggaccgtccccagcagaccacaggcaccgggtctcaagcggcagcagtggcggttccccgcgcttctgaggctttgctctggcaaagcctcagaagcgcgggaacccgcccggtgcccctggtctgctggagatgatctccagcagaccaggggcaccggagcagcttacgaacggggctttctcgccccggagctcgcaggtagcaatccgccacctcgacctccggggcgagaaagccccgttcgtaagtgcggatccgacgtaagtcggatccgcgtaagtcggggactgcctgtacttacatgGAGTTTCTATTGAGATGTTGAACTGATGAAATTTTCCTGCTTTTAGTCCTCCATATATACAATGTTAAAATTGGCCTAAATTTAAGGTAATTTTTCTGTCCGGAAACTTTAAAATTTTACATGCAAATATTACAAAAATAATGTTGTGGGACTGTTTGAATCAAATATGGGCAAGTTTATTTTAATCCAGAATATAATCAGAAATGCAGGAGTTCCTGAGCTGGAGGAAAGTAAAGAGAAACTGATAAGCAAACTGAACATTTtcacacctttttttaaaaggttattaTCAGTTAGTTGAAACACTGACAGAGAACACGAGAAATTCATAGAAATCTGAATTTTTACAGTTTCCAACCACCTCTAATGCTGGAAAAAATGTCTAGCATGCAATTTAGCAGGTTGACCTTACATTCTTAGCCATAAACTTTTTGTACCTAGATACTTTGGAAGTCCAAAAATATTACTCAATCTTTTGCTGTGTTTGCTGTTATAAACCCAGATGGTGAAAAAGTTTTTAAACTGTTCAGATATGGCATTTTTGTACTTATTAGCTTCAATCATTTTTAGTGAAGTTTGATgtgatatttctctctctctcatagttGTTACTAATATTATACTGATGTATATATGACTAATCTGCACTCAGTTTCTGGTCTCTTTAGAAAGAACTAGTTTCCTATTTTAAGAAATTCCAGTAATTTCAATATGGGAAACTTATTCAGAGTAGGGATATCATAATCTTACCCTCTCAGAGTGCAATATAAATAAGTGCAaattctattttatttaaaaggttATACATATAGGCTTtctctacactacaaggtttttgcggcagagagtatgctaatgacggaCTCACTAGCATGAGTCACGCTATCAattaaggatcttgcacaaaagcatttttttttgcacaaaatggaagcggctacactgcttctttttgtgcaaaaagcattggcagaaaatatggtcatgacgtcgtgactcatgctaatgagtctgtcattagcatactctctgccgcaaaaacttgtagtgtagtcatagccataAACTCTGTCATGAATATTTAAAGTAAGAATGTAGACAAGTGAGTAAAAATTATCAGACCAAGCAGAACTATTGTGGACTAATTAGGGCAAAGGATGTGATGAAAATAAGAGAGACCTCATGAGCACAGCAAAAGGATTTGGGTAGCAATAAGAAGACAAGT
The DNA window shown above is from Pelodiscus sinensis isolate JC-2024 chromosome 2, ASM4963464v1, whole genome shotgun sequence and carries:
- the C2H6orf62 gene encoding uncharacterized protein C6orf62 homolog; translated protein: MGDPNSRKKQALNRLRAQLRKKKESLADQFDFKMYIAFVFKDKKKKSALFEVSEVIPVMTNNYEENILKGVRDSSYSLESSIELLQKDVVQLHAPRYQSMRRDVIGCTQEMDFILWPRNDIEKIVCLLFSRWKGSDDEPYRPVQAKFEFHHGDYEKQFLHVLSRKDKTGIVINNPNQSVFLFIDRQHLQTPKNKATIFKLCSICLYLPQEQLTHWAVGTIEDHLRPYMPE